From a single Aricia agestis chromosome 17, ilAriAges1.1, whole genome shotgun sequence genomic region:
- the LOC121735497 gene encoding pre-mRNA-splicing factor Syf2 translates to MSEANAPKELTFAEKQAERMKRLRSLHSARNEARTQNHQEVVAEEARNKLPANYEAKKRQAEWVLEDQAKREEASKQGKDYDRVKLLNISAVEAERLERKKKKKNPDQGFSTYEQATVRQYSRLVKNMPAPDMEQYEKQKQKYGDAFYGGPNVIIHGMHEDRKEAVDKMVNDIEGQIAKRSKYSRRRIHNDDADIDYINERNAKFNKKLERFYGEHTAEIKQNLERGTAI, encoded by the coding sequence ATGAGTGAGGCAAACGCTCCCAAGGAACTTACATTTGCAGAAAAACAAGCAGAACGCATGAAAAGATTGCGATCGTTACACAGCGCCAGAAACGAAGCAAGGACACAGAATCACCAAGAAGTTGTAGCAGAGGAAGCAAGAAACAAGTTACCTGCAAACTATGAGGCTAAAAAACGGCAAGCTGAATGGGTTTTAGAGGACCAAGCTAAAAGAGAGGAGGCCTCAAAGCAGGGCAAAGACTACGACAGAGTTAAACTCCTTAACATTTCTGCGGTGGAAGCTGAACGACTGGAacgtaaaaagaagaaaaaaaatcctGACCAAGGATTTTCTACTTACGAGCAAGCAACAGTGCGGCAGTACTCGAGACTTGTGAAAAATATGCCAGCACCAGACATGGAGCAATATGAGAAGCAGAAACAAAAATATGGCGACGCATTTTACGGTGGGCCTAACGTAATTATACATGGGATGCACGAGGATCGCAAAGAAGCAGTTGACAAAATGGTGAATGATATTGAGGGACAGATAGCTAAGAGATCCAAATATTCGAGAAGGAGAATCCACAACGATGATGCAGATATTGACTACATCAACGAACGGAATGCTAAATTCAACAAGAAACTTGAGAGATTCTATGGAGAGCACACGGCTGAAATTAAACAGAATTTGGAGCGTGGAACagcaatataa